One part of the Vicinamibacterales bacterium genome encodes these proteins:
- a CDS encoding ABC transporter ATP-binding protein, producing MTPSIVEFSNVTKRFGKLTVIRDVSFSVPDLPGAGEFISILGPSGCGKSTVLRLIAGLAPHHPPTEGTVLVGGKPVSAPGSDRSMVFQDYTSFDNRTVEDNVAFGLECRGMARKERRELAREWIAKVGLDVARDAGKFPSELSGGMRQRVAIARTLILSPRIILMDEPFGALDPATRLNMQALLVDLWHDAQATVFFVTHSIEEAVYLGDRVYIFSAAPGTILRQMEVPKPHRPPKEMQREPEFLARVFEIRDIVEGLASSTRAGDD from the coding sequence ATGACCCCCAGCATCGTCGAGTTTTCCAACGTCACCAAGCGGTTCGGCAAGCTGACGGTGATCCGCGACGTGTCCTTCAGCGTGCCGGATCTGCCGGGGGCAGGGGAGTTCATCTCGATCCTCGGGCCTTCGGGCTGCGGCAAGTCCACCGTCCTGCGCCTGATCGCCGGCCTGGCGCCGCACCACCCGCCGACGGAGGGGACGGTGCTCGTCGGCGGCAAGCCGGTGTCGGCGCCCGGATCCGACCGCAGCATGGTCTTCCAGGACTACACCTCGTTCGACAACCGCACGGTCGAGGACAACGTCGCCTTCGGCCTCGAATGCCGCGGCATGGCACGCAAGGAGCGCCGCGAGCTGGCGCGCGAGTGGATCGCGAAGGTCGGCCTCGACGTGGCGCGCGACGCGGGGAAGTTCCCGAGCGAACTGTCCGGCGGGATGCGGCAGAGAGTCGCGATCGCGCGGACGCTGATCCTGTCGCCGCGCATCATCCTGATGGACGAGCCGTTCGGGGCGCTCGATCCGGCGACGCGTCTGAACATGCAGGCGCTGCTCGTCGATCTCTGGCACGACGCGCAGGCGACGGTGTTCTTCGTCACCCACTCGATCGAGGAAGCCGTCTACCTCGGCGACCGCGTCTACATCTTCTCGGCGGCGCCCGGCACGATCCTGCGCCAGATGGAGGTGCCGAAGCCGCACCGTCCTCCGAAGGAGATGCAGCGCGAGCCCGAGTTCCTGGCCAGGGTCTTCGAGATCCGCGACATCGTCGAGGGGCTCGCTTCTTCCACGCGGGCGGGCGATGACTGA
- a CDS encoding ABC transporter permease yields MAHAGRSLLALRLSPPRMTRRLIGALALAVVVLAWWLATLGADVEDRLISPVILPSPIEVLRSFPVLLKERALLQSIAATLQRVMVGFGLAALIGVPLGILAGAWRVIESAGAPLALFGRNLPVAALIPLTILWFGIDETQKVMFIFIACVPFVYSDTVSAITGVPDRYVETAQTLGARPWQAITKVLVPLALPEIYTSLRHLFGLAFGYIMLAELINAEHGLGYLLMASQRRGLSEHIILILIIIGLLAFAIDRVLLWFQRGLFPHRVVEE; encoded by the coding sequence ATGGCGCACGCCGGGCGCTCGCTGCTGGCGCTGCGCCTTTCACCGCCGCGGATGACGCGGCGCCTGATCGGCGCCCTCGCGCTGGCCGTCGTCGTGCTCGCGTGGTGGCTGGCGACGCTCGGGGCCGACGTCGAGGACCGGCTGATCTCGCCGGTGATTCTGCCCAGCCCGATTGAAGTGCTGCGCTCGTTCCCCGTGCTGCTGAAGGAGCGCGCGCTGCTGCAGAGCATCGCGGCGACGCTGCAGCGCGTCATGGTCGGCTTCGGCCTGGCGGCGCTGATCGGCGTCCCGCTGGGCATTCTCGCCGGCGCCTGGCGCGTCATCGAGTCGGCGGGCGCGCCGCTGGCGCTGTTCGGACGCAACCTGCCGGTGGCGGCGCTGATCCCGCTCACGATCCTGTGGTTCGGCATCGACGAGACGCAGAAAGTGATGTTCATCTTCATCGCCTGCGTCCCGTTCGTCTATTCGGACACCGTCTCGGCGATCACCGGCGTGCCGGACCGCTACGTCGAGACGGCGCAGACCCTCGGCGCGCGCCCGTGGCAGGCGATCACCAAGGTGCTGGTGCCGCTCGCCCTGCCGGAGATCTACACCAGCCTGCGGCACCTGTTCGGACTGGCGTTCGGCTACATCATGCTCGCCGAGCTGATCAACGCCGAGCACGGGCTCGGCTACCTGTTGATGGCAAGCCAGCGCCGCGGACTGTCCGAGCACATCATTCTGATTCTGATCATCATCGGCCTGCTGGCATTCGCGATCGACCGCGTGCTGCTCTGGTTCCAGCGCGGGCTGTTTCCGCATCGCGTGGTCGAGGAATGA
- a CDS encoding phosphate ABC transporter substrate-binding/OmpA family protein — translation MSNGQPRPAFYVAVLLVVLGLVGLALWRYGAIGPKQTTGQFTADELAKMKTGAEAPDNSGITTVKEYNFVPSARLPEVKGISSYTPMADRTVRFAINVWAGWSPIIYANNGFKPGKLWKTPGGRDFKVELVLIDDPIAMRDAYAAGNIHIGWATLDMVPLFLEGLRKDSRVMPRIYQQVDWSNGGDGIVVRENIKTMADLRGKTVVLAQNSPSHFFILNALINAGVQPSEVNFKFTQDAFQAAAAFNADKSISGCVSWAPDIYNLEKARGNRMLVTTSTANKLIADIWFARADFAKDNPDVVEGITRGIFDAMIDLKTQEAKQRVAKLMAAGYSIPETDTLGMLGDAHSTNYAENRDFFLNQNNPTSFERTWNTAYFLYKRINAVTQQTPFDQVMDFSVIQKLGAEPKYASQKNEYDIQFAPASAGAVKGEKDEILTKTVVIHFFPNSWDLNKKITRNQDGKEVEELYDPNVAFVVEEIGKLAGQYGAARIVVEGHTDGSMKASVPKSLVQELSLNRANAVKEAILRKFPSLQPNQFSTAGMGWDRPADASDPENNAKNRRVEIKVYPAEATPAAK, via the coding sequence ATGTCGAACGGACAGCCCAGGCCCGCGTTCTACGTCGCCGTTCTGCTCGTCGTGCTCGGCCTCGTCGGCCTCGCCCTGTGGCGCTACGGCGCGATCGGGCCGAAGCAGACGACCGGACAGTTCACGGCCGACGAACTGGCGAAGATGAAGACCGGCGCCGAGGCGCCGGACAACAGCGGCATCACGACCGTCAAGGAGTACAACTTCGTGCCCTCGGCGCGGCTGCCCGAGGTCAAGGGGATCTCGAGCTACACGCCGATGGCGGATCGCACGGTCCGCTTCGCGATCAACGTCTGGGCGGGGTGGAGCCCGATCATCTACGCCAACAACGGCTTCAAGCCGGGCAAGCTGTGGAAGACGCCCGGCGGCAGGGACTTCAAGGTCGAGCTCGTCCTCATCGACGACCCGATCGCGATGCGCGACGCCTACGCCGCCGGCAACATCCACATCGGCTGGGCGACGCTCGACATGGTGCCGCTCTTCCTCGAGGGGCTGCGCAAGGACTCGCGCGTCATGCCGCGCATCTACCAGCAGGTCGACTGGTCGAACGGCGGCGACGGCATCGTCGTCCGCGAGAACATCAAGACCATGGCGGACCTGCGCGGCAAGACCGTGGTGCTGGCGCAGAATTCGCCGTCGCATTTCTTCATCCTCAACGCGCTGATCAATGCCGGCGTGCAGCCGTCGGAGGTCAACTTCAAGTTCACCCAGGATGCGTTCCAGGCGGCCGCCGCGTTCAACGCCGACAAGAGCATCTCGGGCTGCGTGAGCTGGGCGCCGGACATCTACAACCTGGAGAAGGCGCGGGGCAACCGCATGCTGGTCACCACGTCGACGGCGAACAAGCTGATCGCCGACATCTGGTTCGCGCGCGCCGACTTCGCCAAGGACAACCCGGACGTCGTCGAGGGGATCACCCGCGGCATCTTCGACGCGATGATCGATCTCAAGACCCAGGAGGCCAAGCAGCGCGTCGCCAAGCTGATGGCCGCCGGCTACTCGATCCCGGAGACCGACACGCTGGGGATGCTCGGCGACGCCCACTCGACCAACTACGCCGAGAACCGCGACTTCTTCCTCAACCAGAACAATCCGACCAGCTTCGAGCGGACCTGGAACACGGCCTACTTCCTCTACAAGCGGATCAACGCCGTGACGCAGCAGACGCCCTTCGATCAGGTGATGGATTTCTCCGTCATCCAGAAGCTCGGCGCCGAGCCGAAGTACGCCAGCCAGAAGAACGAGTACGACATCCAGTTCGCGCCGGCGAGCGCCGGCGCGGTGAAGGGGGAGAAGGACGAGATCCTGACCAAGACGGTGGTGATCCACTTCTTCCCGAATTCCTGGGATCTGAACAAGAAGATCACCCGCAACCAGGACGGCAAGGAGGTCGAGGAGCTCTACGATCCGAACGTCGCGTTCGTGGTCGAGGAGATCGGCAAGCTCGCCGGCCAGTACGGCGCCGCGCGGATCGTCGTCGAGGGGCACACCGACGGATCGATGAAGGCCTCGGTGCCGAAGAGCCTGGTGCAGGAGCTGTCGTTGAATCGCGCCAACGCGGTGAAGGAAGCGATCCTGCGGAAGTTCCCCTCGCTGCAGCCGAACCAGTTCTCGACGGCGGGGATGGGCTGGGATCGCCCGGCGGATGCCTCGGATCCGGAGAACAACGCCAAGAACCGCCGGGTCGAGATCAAGGTGTATCCGGCGGAAGCGACGCCGGCCGCCAAGTAG
- a CDS encoding PspA/IM30 family protein, with amino-acid sequence MILQKFWSAFVAQINKVANLFWEADPIAQMRYEYDLAVAQLKEGRTGLEQYRGLVERVTRQVAANRSHVQKLEAETKAYLKAGDRTTAAKFALELQKAKQELAANEGQLQMHETAYGNNLKKIQHANSKLIELREKIQKYDAELKMSAAEAEIAKLSESFDVNLTTDFGEIESVIQQKIDQNRGKVRVAADLSQKGIAEIEAEERMQGMLAEQALSDFEVELGLKSPDTAPMSKAAKDLGPAVENADVKATDTQTS; translated from the coding sequence ATGATCCTGCAAAAGTTCTGGTCCGCCTTCGTCGCGCAGATCAACAAGGTCGCCAACCTGTTCTGGGAGGCGGATCCGATTGCGCAGATGCGTTACGAGTACGACCTCGCCGTCGCGCAGTTGAAGGAGGGACGCACCGGCCTGGAGCAGTACCGCGGCCTGGTGGAGCGCGTCACCCGGCAGGTGGCGGCGAACCGGTCGCACGTGCAGAAGCTCGAGGCCGAGACCAAGGCGTATCTCAAGGCCGGGGATCGCACGACCGCGGCGAAGTTCGCCCTGGAGCTGCAGAAGGCGAAGCAGGAGCTTGCCGCCAACGAGGGGCAGCTCCAGATGCACGAGACCGCCTACGGCAACAACCTGAAGAAGATCCAGCACGCCAACAGCAAGCTGATCGAGCTGCGCGAGAAGATCCAGAAATACGACGCCGAGCTGAAGATGAGCGCCGCGGAAGCGGAGATCGCCAAGCTCTCCGAGTCGTTCGACGTAAATCTCACCACCGACTTCGGCGAGATCGAGTCGGTGATCCAGCAGAAGATCGATCAGAACCGCGGCAAGGTGCGGGTCGCCGCCGATCTGTCGCAGAAAGGGATCGCCGAGATCGAGGCCGAGGAGCGCATGCAGGGCATGCTGGCGGAGCAGGCGCTCAGCGACTTCGAGGTCGAGCTGGGGCTGAAATCCCCCGACACCGCGCCGATGTCGAAGGCCGCCAAGGATCTCGGACCCGCGGTCGAGAATGCCGACGTCAAGGCTACCGACACCCAGACCAGCTAA
- a CDS encoding vWA domain-containing protein: MLLLTAALAACEARPREQPPAAVSEPESSAPYQAEVEEGLGAAVAILVDTSGSMKEYVPGDSRRKHAVAREALEAMLDATDAFIARRPDFPIKIGVYSFSSGVRTLRPIQPYDRAGVRAALAELPAPGGGTAIGDAMREARPDLYRAGVFRKYLIVVTDGENTNGRSPERVARDIWSKSQRGVQVYFVAFDTSPDKFGFLKEVGGDVIGANTGAELQKALDDIYQGKILAEAVTGAEAPLKK, encoded by the coding sequence GTGCTGCTGCTGACGGCCGCGCTTGCGGCGTGCGAGGCCAGGCCGCGCGAGCAGCCGCCCGCGGCGGTTTCCGAGCCCGAGTCCTCCGCGCCGTATCAAGCCGAGGTCGAAGAGGGGCTGGGCGCCGCGGTGGCGATTCTCGTCGACACCTCCGGTTCGATGAAGGAGTACGTTCCCGGCGACTCGCGGCGCAAGCACGCGGTCGCGCGCGAGGCCCTCGAGGCGATGCTCGACGCCACCGACGCCTTCATCGCCAGGCGGCCGGATTTCCCCATCAAGATCGGCGTCTACAGCTTCTCGAGCGGGGTCCGTACGCTGCGGCCGATTCAGCCGTACGATCGCGCCGGCGTGCGCGCGGCGCTCGCCGAGCTGCCCGCGCCGGGCGGCGGCACCGCGATCGGCGACGCCATGCGCGAGGCGCGCCCGGATCTCTACCGCGCCGGCGTCTTCCGCAAGTACCTGATCGTGGTCACGGACGGCGAGAACACCAACGGCCGCAGCCCCGAGCGCGTCGCGCGCGACATCTGGAGCAAGAGCCAGCGCGGCGTGCAGGTGTACTTCGTCGCCTTCGACACGTCGCCCGACAAGTTCGGCTTCCTCAAGGAGGTCGGCGGCGACGTCATCGGCGCCAACACCGGAGCCGAGCTGCAGAAGGCGCTCGACGACATCTATCAGGGCAAGATTCTGGCGGAAGCCGTCACCGGCGCGGAAGCGCCTTTGAAGAAATAG
- a CDS encoding helix-turn-helix transcriptional regulator — MTPQTFGQKLRREREKKRLGLDHLAARTKVGASLLRAMEAGDCSRWPGGIYSRGYIRAYAEAVGLDPEHTVGMFVECYPAFAPPVDPVPEAPADDSPQTPLDKVKSAVAALFRVASESRR; from the coding sequence GTGACCCCGCAGACGTTCGGTCAGAAGCTCCGCCGCGAGCGCGAGAAGAAGCGCCTCGGCCTGGACCACCTCGCGGCGCGGACCAAGGTCGGCGCCAGCCTGCTCCGCGCGATGGAGGCCGGCGACTGCTCGCGCTGGCCCGGCGGCATCTACAGCCGCGGATACATCCGCGCCTACGCCGAGGCCGTCGGCCTCGACCCCGAGCACACGGTGGGAATGTTCGTGGAATGCTACCCGGCGTTCGCCCCGCCCGTCGACCCCGTACCGGAAGCGCCCGCGGACGACAGTCCGCAGACGCCCCTCGACAAGGTGAAATCCGCCGTCGCGGCGCTCTTCAGAGTCGCCAGCGAGTCCCGGCGTTAA
- a CDS encoding DUF1800 domain-containing protein: protein MAPSREEELQHLLRRAGFGASEAEIDQYARRGLLGFSSAAAHLLTYQELPDDVDDAIGSVGYVGVTAAQGRLAPAVNINDARQRWLFRMVHSKRPLQEKMTLFWHNHFATAYSKIAGDVGATEAARMMAAKPSEDAGSVKGHLELLREHALGNFRDLLVAIAQDPAMLYWLDGRTNVRARPQENFARELMELFTMGVDTFTENDVYAGARVFTGWNLLRSGSGAAAKWVFNYNAAQHETAAKEFSFPIYPNGDRVIPARSGAAGLQDGLDLIEAVARHPATGPRLARKLYNYFINETDPPDQALIDEIAGIYYARDYEIEPMVRRLLLSSQFRDPANYYKRFSWPAEFVVRAIKEAGWSGFSVGTALTPMVNMGQQLLEPPDVNGWELGRGWFTTGAMLARMNFASQLATNQKFNLRDSFRGRAASPDALLETAMARLTPAPYTATSRSALIDYINAGGTYTASDTQVANKGAGVVHLIIGSGEYQLI from the coding sequence ATGGCACCCTCGAGAGAAGAGGAGCTCCAGCACCTTCTGCGCCGCGCCGGCTTCGGCGCGAGCGAAGCCGAGATCGACCAGTATGCCCGGCGCGGGCTGCTCGGGTTCAGCAGCGCCGCCGCGCACCTTCTCACCTACCAGGAACTGCCCGACGACGTGGACGATGCGATTGGATCGGTCGGCTACGTCGGCGTGACCGCGGCGCAGGGGCGCCTCGCGCCTGCCGTCAACATCAACGACGCGCGGCAGCGCTGGCTGTTCCGCATGGTCCACTCGAAGCGGCCGCTCCAGGAGAAGATGACCCTCTTCTGGCACAACCACTTCGCGACCGCGTATTCGAAGATCGCCGGCGACGTCGGGGCGACGGAAGCGGCGCGGATGATGGCGGCGAAGCCGTCCGAGGACGCGGGGAGCGTCAAGGGGCACCTCGAGCTGCTGAGAGAGCACGCGCTCGGCAACTTCCGTGACCTGCTCGTCGCCATCGCGCAGGATCCGGCGATGCTCTACTGGCTGGACGGGCGCACCAACGTGCGCGCGCGGCCGCAGGAGAACTTCGCGCGCGAGCTGATGGAGCTGTTCACGATGGGCGTGGACACCTTCACCGAGAACGACGTCTACGCCGGCGCGCGTGTGTTCACCGGATGGAACCTGCTGCGCAGCGGGAGCGGCGCCGCCGCGAAGTGGGTCTTCAACTACAACGCGGCGCAGCACGAGACGGCGGCGAAGGAATTCAGCTTCCCCATCTATCCCAACGGCGATCGCGTCATTCCGGCGCGCTCGGGGGCCGCCGGACTGCAGGACGGCCTCGACCTGATCGAGGCCGTGGCGCGGCACCCGGCGACCGGGCCGCGGCTCGCCCGGAAGCTCTATAACTACTTCATCAACGAGACCGACCCGCCCGACCAGGCGCTGATCGACGAAATCGCGGGGATCTACTACGCGCGGGACTACGAGATCGAGCCGATGGTCAGGCGGCTGCTGCTCTCGTCGCAGTTCCGCGATCCGGCGAACTACTACAAGCGCTTCTCGTGGCCGGCGGAATTCGTCGTCCGGGCGATCAAGGAAGCGGGGTGGAGCGGGTTCTCGGTGGGCACCGCGCTGACGCCGATGGTCAACATGGGCCAGCAGCTGCTGGAGCCGCCCGACGTGAACGGCTGGGAGCTGGGGCGCGGCTGGTTCACCACCGGCGCGATGCTGGCGCGGATGAACTTCGCCTCGCAGCTCGCGACCAACCAGAAGTTCAACCTCCGCGACTCGTTCCGCGGCCGGGCCGCATCGCCCGACGCGCTGCTCGAGACGGCGATGGCGCGGCTGACGCCGGCGCCCTACACCGCGACCTCGCGCTCCGCGCTCATCGACTACATCAATGCCGGCGGCACGTACACGGCGTCCGACACGCAGGTGGCCAACAAGGGAGCGGGGGTCGTCCACCTCATCATCGGGTCCGGCGAGTATCAGCTGATCTAG
- a CDS encoding DUF1501 domain-containing protein, translating into MTRRDFVRGGVAAFTVGFAAPRFLSDLAIAQGQSRRNLVVLYLSGGNDALSTLIPYTDPQYFARRPTLAVPAANVLQVGSDSAGRPLGLHPRLAGMRSIFNAGRLAIVQRTGYPNSSRSHFEGTDIWSTADPVSTKGTGWLGRYLDRLPSPVDPLAGWSTVRELPRTLLSRTVGVPAIPDAASYAFLSPNGGADATFARQSALRIASHLPVDQPHLAFVNATSQAAFATLDRVGQVAAYRPTVTYPNNGLALALRAVAGAMVNQIGTRVFWVQTGGFDTHAGQGTNAANGTYANLMGALDGALSAFYADLVNQGLLGDTLVLQFSEFSRRIDENGSQGTDHGAAGIMLAMGGAVRGGIYGTAPDLRPTADNPTLENATRDVRFETDFRSVYATVIDRWLGGDANGILGGNFGGGPAIL; encoded by the coding sequence ATGACCAGACGCGATTTCGTTCGGGGAGGCGTGGCCGCCTTCACGGTCGGATTCGCCGCGCCGCGGTTCCTCTCCGATCTCGCCATCGCGCAGGGACAGTCGCGGCGCAACCTCGTCGTGCTCTATCTGAGCGGCGGCAACGACGCGCTGAGCACGCTGATTCCCTATACGGATCCGCAGTATTTCGCGCGGCGCCCGACGCTCGCGGTGCCGGCGGCGAACGTGCTGCAGGTCGGCTCGGACAGCGCCGGCCGTCCGCTCGGCCTGCACCCGCGCCTCGCCGGCATGCGATCGATCTTCAACGCCGGGCGGCTCGCGATCGTGCAGCGCACCGGCTATCCGAACTCGAGCCGATCGCACTTCGAAGGCACGGACATCTGGTCCACCGCCGATCCGGTGTCGACGAAAGGCACCGGCTGGCTCGGACGCTACCTCGATCGCCTGCCGTCGCCGGTCGACCCGCTGGCCGGCTGGTCGACGGTGCGCGAACTGCCGCGCACGCTGCTGTCGCGTACGGTCGGCGTGCCGGCGATTCCCGACGCCGCGTCGTACGCGTTCCTCAGCCCGAACGGCGGCGCCGACGCCACGTTCGCGCGGCAGAGCGCGCTGCGCATCGCGTCGCACCTGCCGGTCGATCAGCCGCACCTCGCGTTCGTGAACGCCACCTCGCAGGCGGCGTTCGCGACGCTCGATCGCGTCGGGCAGGTCGCCGCGTACCGGCCGACCGTCACCTATCCGAACAACGGCCTCGCGCTCGCGCTGCGCGCCGTCGCCGGCGCGATGGTGAACCAGATCGGCACCCGCGTGTTCTGGGTGCAGACCGGCGGATTCGACACGCACGCCGGGCAGGGCACCAACGCCGCCAACGGCACCTATGCGAACCTGATGGGCGCGCTCGACGGCGCGTTGTCGGCGTTCTACGCCGACCTCGTCAACCAGGGGCTGCTCGGCGACACACTGGTGCTCCAGTTCTCCGAGTTCAGCCGCCGCATCGACGAGAACGGCAGCCAGGGCACCGACCACGGAGCCGCGGGCATCATGCTGGCGATGGGCGGCGCCGTCCGCGGCGGCATCTATGGCACCGCGCCCGACCTCCGCCCGACCGCCGACAACCCCACCCTCGAGAACGCGACGCGCGACGTCCGGTTCGAGACCGACTTCCGATCCGTGTACGCGACCGTAATCGACCGATGGCTGGGCGGCGACGCGAACGGGATCCTCGGCGGCAACTTCGGCGGCGGACCCGCCATCCTGTAA
- a CDS encoding porin family protein yields the protein MIQRHITRAAAALLVVLGSASPLFAQIPGLGVKAGVNIATVKSTGGGSEDAGFSSLTALVAGAFTTFRVASWLEFQPEALYSVKGTQIDERTYTSKALVDYLEVPMLARVSRRGNGRTGFYVAGGPYVAVRLRARTRTTFGDTTEEVDVSDAVERLDFGISAGGGFEWGRAVFDGRYSLGLKDIDKDRTDDAELRTRTITVTAGFRF from the coding sequence ATGATCCAGAGACACATCACCCGCGCGGCAGCCGCGCTGCTCGTCGTCCTCGGCTCCGCCTCCCCGCTCTTCGCGCAAATCCCCGGACTCGGCGTCAAGGCGGGCGTCAACATCGCCACCGTGAAGAGCACCGGCGGCGGCTCGGAAGACGCCGGGTTCAGCTCCCTGACCGCGCTCGTCGCCGGTGCGTTCACCACGTTCCGGGTCGCCTCGTGGCTCGAGTTCCAGCCCGAAGCGCTCTATTCGGTGAAGGGCACCCAGATCGACGAGCGCACCTATACGTCGAAGGCGCTCGTCGACTATCTCGAGGTGCCGATGCTGGCGCGCGTCTCGCGGCGCGGCAACGGACGAACCGGGTTCTACGTCGCCGGCGGTCCCTACGTGGCCGTGCGGCTGCGGGCGCGGACGCGCACCACGTTCGGCGACACGACCGAGGAGGTCGACGTCAGCGACGCGGTCGAACGCCTCGACTTCGGGATCTCGGCCGGCGGCGGCTTCGAGTGGGGCCGCGCCGTGTTCGACGGCCGCTACTCGCTCGGGCTGAAAGACATCGACAAGGACCGCACCGACGACGCCGAATTGAGGACGCGGACGATCACCGTCACCGCCGGGTTCAGGTTCTGA
- a CDS encoding ATP-binding protein, protein MSSLASLFDPPPDATQEELRARLRALADLIARAPVPIAIAHDPECRVISANDALARLLRLPASANISLEPRPGGDAAPPYRIQRDGRDIPVEELPMQYAIAHRTHVANAIEIVRGDGSVVHVQNDVEPLYDRHGAVCGCVSVCVDLTEHRQAEDVLREADRRKDEFLATLSHELRNPLAPIRNALELMRRSGHDASLSERALAIMERQVRQLVRLTDDLLDVSRITRDRLELRRERIDLRGAIRSALETIEPLSEAAGHEVVVDLPDDPLWVYADLTRLAQAFANLLNNAVKYTDRGGRITLTAAAHGGEAAVTLTDTGIGIDPIHLPVIFDMFVQIEPTASRARSGLGIGLALARRLIELHGGHIDASSAGAGTGTTFAVRLPLVAAARREPRPPGLPRALEGCRVLVAEDIPDAAEMLRLMIECMGHEVVVAADGVQAVELAARVRPQIAVLDIGMPRMDGYEAARRIRAALGREVVLVALTGWGQEQDQQRAYAAGFDYHVTKPAEPDALESLIASAVDCR, encoded by the coding sequence ATGTCGAGCCTGGCGTCCCTGTTCGACCCGCCGCCCGATGCAACCCAGGAGGAACTGCGCGCGCGGCTGCGCGCGCTGGCCGATCTCATCGCCCGCGCCCCGGTGCCGATCGCGATCGCGCACGATCCCGAGTGCCGGGTCATCTCCGCCAACGACGCGCTTGCCCGCCTCCTTCGGCTGCCGGCGTCGGCCAACATCTCCCTGGAGCCGCGCCCGGGCGGCGATGCCGCGCCCCCCTATCGCATCCAGCGCGACGGCCGGGACATCCCGGTCGAGGAGCTGCCGATGCAATACGCCATCGCGCACCGGACGCACGTCGCCAACGCGATCGAAATCGTTCGCGGCGACGGCTCGGTCGTCCACGTGCAGAACGACGTCGAGCCGCTCTACGATCGCCACGGGGCGGTGTGCGGCTGCGTCAGCGTCTGCGTCGATCTGACCGAACACCGGCAGGCCGAAGACGTTCTGCGCGAGGCGGACCGCCGCAAGGACGAGTTCCTGGCGACGCTGTCGCACGAGCTGCGCAACCCGCTCGCGCCGATCCGCAACGCACTCGAGCTGATGCGCCGGTCGGGCCACGATGCCTCGCTGAGCGAACGCGCCCTGGCGATCATGGAACGGCAGGTGCGTCAGCTGGTGCGGCTCACCGACGACCTGCTCGACGTGTCACGGATCACCCGCGACCGCCTCGAGCTGCGCCGCGAGCGGATCGATCTGCGCGGCGCGATCCGCAGCGCGCTGGAGACGATCGAGCCGCTGAGCGAGGCCGCCGGCCACGAGGTGGTCGTGGACCTGCCGGACGATCCGCTGTGGGTCTATGCCGATCTCACTCGACTCGCGCAGGCGTTCGCCAACCTGCTGAACAACGCCGTGAAGTACACCGATCGCGGCGGCCGCATCACTCTCACCGCCGCCGCGCACGGCGGCGAGGCGGCGGTGACGTTGACCGACACGGGCATCGGCATCGACCCGATCCATCTTCCGGTCATCTTCGACATGTTCGTGCAGATCGAGCCGACGGCGAGCCGTGCCCGGAGCGGGCTCGGCATCGGCCTCGCGCTGGCCAGGCGCCTGATCGAGCTCCACGGCGGACACATCGACGCGAGCAGCGCAGGCGCCGGGACCGGCACCACGTTCGCCGTCAGGCTGCCGCTGGTGGCGGCGGCGCGGCGCGAGCCGCGCCCGCCCGGGTTGCCGCGCGCGCTGGAGGGGTGCCGCGTGCTCGTGGCGGAAGACATCCCCGACGCCGCCGAGATGCTGCGGTTGATGATCGAATGCATGGGCCATGAGGTGGTCGTGGCCGCGGACGGCGTTCAGGCGGTGGAGCTCGCCGCCAGGGTCCGTCCGCAGATCGCCGTGCTCGATATCGGCATGCCGCGCATGGACGGCTACGAAGCGGCGCGCCGCATCCGTGCGGCGCTCGGCCGCGAAGTGGTGCTCGTCGCCTTGACCGGCTGGGGGCAGGAACAGGATCAGCAGCGGGCGTATGCCGCCGGATTCGATTACCACGTGACCAAGCCGGCGGAACCCGACGCGCTCGAATCGCTCATCGCGTCAGCCGTCGATTGCCGTTGA